The Pyrococcus horikoshii OT3 genome includes a window with the following:
- a CDS encoding transcriptional regulator produces MEELKEIMKSHILGNPVRLGIMIFLLPRRKAPFSQIQKVLDLTPGNLDSHIRVLERNGLVKTYKVIADRPRTVVEITDFGMEEAKRFLSSLKAVIDGLDL; encoded by the coding sequence ATGGAGGAACTCAAAGAGATAATGAAATCTCACATCCTGGGAAATCCAGTTAGATTGGGGATTATGATATTTCTTCTACCCAGGAGGAAAGCTCCTTTTTCTCAAATTCAAAAAGTCCTCGATCTTACCCCAGGAAACTTGGACTCGCACATTAGAGTTCTCGAGAGGAACGGCCTCGTTAAGACTTACAAGGTTATAGCCGACAGGCCAAGGACGGTTGTTGAGATAACTGATTTTGGAATGGAGGAAGCAAAAAGATTCCTTAGCTCTTTGAAAGCAGTAATTGACGGTTTGGATCTTTAG
- a CDS encoding DUF371 domain-containing protein: MIKEVIRCKGHRNVKATHRSTFEITKEDYLTERGDCIICVSADKALQDLSQEVKRAIRAGKRIRILIRVGDLVDEVIAYGDPRLSLESETSMVIRKSDWVDGRTLAIKANKAAKDIDRKIVERLRDPNTTAIIEIIVDDE; the protein is encoded by the coding sequence ATGATCAAGGAAGTTATAAGGTGTAAAGGGCATAGAAACGTTAAAGCCACTCATCGCTCTACTTTTGAGATAACTAAAGAGGATTACCTAACGGAGAGAGGGGACTGTATAATCTGCGTTTCGGCGGATAAAGCTCTCCAAGACCTTTCCCAGGAAGTTAAGAGGGCTATAAGAGCTGGAAAGAGGATTAGGATTTTAATCAGAGTTGGTGATCTTGTTGACGAGGTTATAGCATATGGAGATCCTAGGTTAAGCCTGGAAAGTGAAACTTCGATGGTTATTAGGAAAAGCGATTGGGTTGATGGGAGAACCTTAGCAATCAAAGCTAACAAGGCCGCTAAGGACATAGACAGGAAAATCGTTGAAAGGCTTAGGGATCCAAATACTACTGCAATT
- a CDS encoding DNA-binding protein: MAEDIEEIRRRKLMELQRKYLEQQKAQEEAERQQALIEAQIQAILRKILTPEARERLARVKLVRPELARQVELILVQLYQAGQITERIDDAKLKRILAQIEAKTRREFRIKW; this comes from the coding sequence ATGGCCGAGGACATTGAGGAGATTAGGAGAAGGAAGCTCATGGAGTTACAAAGAAAGTATCTAGAGCAACAGAAAGCCCAGGAGGAAGCGGAGAGGCAACAAGCTTTGATTGAGGCCCAGATCCAGGCAATATTGAGGAAAATCTTAACTCCTGAAGCCAGGGAGAGGTTAGCAAGGGTTAAGCTTGTGAGGCCCGAGTTAGCTAGACAGGTCGAGCTAATACTAGTTCAGCTCTACCAGGCGGGGCAGATAACAGAGAGGATAGATGATGCAAAGCTAAAGAGGATACTCGCCCAAATAGAGGCAAAAACCAGGAGAGAGTTCAGGATAAAGTGGTAA